A single genomic interval of Ramlibacter sp. harbors:
- a CDS encoding VWA domain-containing protein, with protein sequence MLIDFFYTLRSAKLPVSVKEYLTLMEALKEGVVGPNSDDGYKIDDFYYLSRTALVKDEKHYDKFDRAFAAYFKGVEMVADFTKDVPLEWLRKNLELELSPEEKAKIEAMGWDELMETLKKRFEEQKERHEGGSKMIGTGGTSPFGANGFNPQGIRIGQEKSRNRSAVKVWDQRAYKDYDDQQELGTRNIKIALRRLRKFAREGHEDELDLDDTIRSTAANAGWLDIKMRPERHNNVKVLLLMDVGGTMDEHIHRVEEMFSATKTEFKHMEFYYFHNCVYDFMWKNNRRRFSEKFATWDIIRKYNKDYKLIFIGDATMSPYEILQPGGSVEYNNEEAGAEWLQRLTHAFPKFAWINPEPRGVWQYRQSISVIQQLMSHRMYPLTIKGLEEAMRLLSK encoded by the coding sequence GTGGGCCCCAACAGCGACGACGGCTACAAGATCGACGACTTCTACTACCTGAGCCGCACCGCGCTGGTCAAGGACGAGAAGCACTACGACAAGTTTGACCGTGCCTTTGCCGCCTATTTCAAGGGTGTCGAGATGGTGGCCGACTTCACCAAGGACGTTCCCCTGGAGTGGCTGCGCAAGAACCTCGAGCTGGAACTCAGCCCCGAGGAAAAGGCCAAGATCGAGGCCATGGGCTGGGATGAGCTCATGGAGACGCTCAAGAAGCGTTTTGAAGAGCAGAAGGAGCGCCACGAAGGCGGCAGCAAGATGATTGGCACGGGCGGCACCAGCCCCTTCGGCGCCAACGGCTTCAACCCCCAGGGCATCCGCATCGGCCAGGAAAAAAGCCGCAACAGGAGCGCGGTCAAGGTCTGGGACCAGCGGGCCTACAAGGACTACGACGACCAGCAGGAACTGGGCACGCGCAACATCAAGATCGCCCTGCGCCGCCTGCGCAAGTTCGCGCGCGAGGGCCATGAAGACGAGCTGGACCTGGACGACACCATCCGCAGCACGGCCGCCAATGCCGGCTGGCTCGACATCAAGATGCGGCCCGAGCGGCACAACAACGTCAAGGTACTGCTGCTCATGGACGTGGGCGGCACCATGGACGAGCACATCCACCGCGTGGAAGAAATGTTCTCGGCCACCAAGACCGAGTTCAAGCACATGGAGTTTTATTACTTCCACAACTGCGTCTACGACTTCATGTGGAAGAACAACCGCCGCCGCTTCAGCGAGAAGTTTGCCACCTGGGACATCATCCGCAAGTACAACAAGGACTACAAGCTGATCTTCATCGGCGATGCGACCATGAGCCCTTACGAAATATTGCAACCGGGCGGCAGCGTCGAGTACAACAATGAGGAAGCGGGCGCCGAATGGCTGCAGCGCCTCACCCATGCCTTCCCCAAGTTCGCGTGGATCAACCCCGAGCCACGGGGCGTCTGGCAGTACCGCCAGAGCATCAGCGTGATCCAGCAACTCATGAGCCACCGCATGTACCCCCTGACCATCAAGGGGCTTGAGGAAGCCATGCGCCTGCTTTCCAAGTAA